The Couchioplanes caeruleus sequence CCGGGCGGCGCGTACCGGTTCCACAGCGAGCACGAGGGCGAGGGCTACGCCCGCTGGTTGAGCGGCATCGGGTTGCACGCGTTCGTCCTGCGGTATCCGCTGATGACCGAGCACCGCTTCCCCGCACCACTCGAGTCCTGCCGTGCCGCCCTGGAATGGATCCGCCGGAGCGAGCACGGGCTGGATGTCGGCACGCACGTCGGCGTCATCGGCTCGAGCGCCGGCGGCCACCTCGCCGGCCTGCTGGCGACGGGTACGGTCCTGCCGACGGAACAACTCGCCGGGCCACCGCCGCGGCCGGACTTCGCCGTCCTCGCCTACGCGCCGGCGGACCTGTACCTGTTGCCGGACGAGCCGGTGGAGTGGATCCTCGACGGTCGGATGGACCTGCGCGGGGCACTGTCGCCGGTGCGCAACATCGACGCCGACACCTGCGCGACGTTCCTGTGGGCCACCGCCGAGGACCCGCCCGGGTTCCCGAACGCCCTCGCGTACGCGACCGCACTGTTCGACGCCGGCATTCCGGTGGAGCTGCACATCTATCCACGCGGACGGCACGGGCTCGGCCTGGCGAACGGCGTCGCCTACGGCGAGCACGGTGACAACCACATCCCGCACACGGCCCGCTGGGCGGAGGCATGCGAGGCCTGGCTCGGCGCGGAGGGATTCCTGGAGGACGTCAAGGCCGGCTGACGCGGGCCCCGAGGGGCCGGCCGGCTCGCGAACCGAGCCGGCCGGCCGCCACCGCTCTCGGCGGAGGTCGCCGTTCGTGCAACCTCTCCGCTCCATTTCCGGGCCGGGACTGCACCCGGCGGTCGTGAGACTCGAGGGAACACCACTTTCCAGGCCCATGCCTCGGGCCTTGCCGTGGTCTTCCTTCTGTCCCGCCCCGACCCCAGGCCGAGGAGCGTACGCTACAGATGACGACACGACAGGAACTCGGCCAGCGGACCTGGCGTTTTCGGACCTGGCGATTTCTCAGTACGGCGGTGGTCGCGGTGGTCGCCGCGGTTCCCGCCGTCGCCGACCCGGCGTCCGCTGCCGTGCCGCGGGTCGCGCAGCGGTGGGCGTCGCTGATGTACCACAGCCTGACGCCGAGCCCGCAGTACGTGGCGCTTCGCAAGACCCTCGCCGGTCAGCGGGCCACGCTCAGGACCCGGAGCGAACTGGTCAACCAGCGCCGGACCTCGCATGCCGCCGCCCAGACCGCGCTGGCGGGGGCCATCTCCGCCGACGCGGGTGCCCGTACCCGGTATGCGCTCGCGCGGGAGGCACTGACCAGCGCCAGGAACAGGCTGACCGTGGTGTCGCAGCAGCGGCCGCGCAACGGCGCCGCGGTGACCGCGGCGCAGAACAGGGTCACCGCCACGGCGAAGTCGGCGGCCATCCGCCGGGGCCAGGCGGGCGAGGCCGCCGCGGCGCTGCGGACGGCGCAGGCCACCGCCCGGTCCGCGACCACCGGCCTGGACCGGGCGACCGCCGCGTGGCAGGCCACCTCGGAGACGGTACGCAAGAACCAACAGAAGCTGATCAGCCTCGACAAGTCCGCCGAGTTCGCCGGGCAGGCCGCCGCGCTCAGCCGTGACGTCGTGACCGAGGTACGGGCCGGGTTCACGATGGCCGACACCGCCTCCGTGAACGGTGTCACCGTGCACAAGAGCGTCTCGTTCGCGTTCCGGCGGATGCTCGCCGACGCGAAGGCCGACGGGGTCGTGCTCTCCGGCGGCGGGTTCCGGAGCAAGAAGCGGCAGATCGAGCTGCGGAAGATCAACGGTTGTCCCGACGTGTGGACCGCGCCGGCTTCCTCGTGCCGGGTGCCGACGGCGATTCCCGGCCGCTCGCTGCACGAGCTCGGCCTCGCCGTCGACGTCACCGCCGGTGGGAAGTCGCTCACCGCGAACAGCGCCGGCTTCCGCTGGATGTCCATGTACGCCAAGAAGTACGGGTTCGTGAATCTGCCGTCGGAGCCGTGGCACTGGTCGATCACCGGCGGATGAGCGCTCGGGCGTTCAGGCGGCGGGAAGGCCGGCGAGCATGCCCGGGAAACGGCCGAACCGCCCGTCCCTGACAGCGGGGCGGGCGGTTCGGTCAGGCACGCGGTTCAGCGGTCGAAGGTGGCCCCGAACTCCTGGGTCCACATCGGCACCTGGCGCCCGGAGTCGTTGCGGAAGGCCAGCCCGACTCCGATGTTGCGGTAACCGCACTTGAGGATGTTGGCCCGGTGGCCGGCGCTCTTCATCCACGCCTGCATGACCGCGGCCGGGGTGGCCTGGCCGAACGCGATGTTCTCACCGGTCAGCCGGAACTTGTAGCCGGCCGCGGTGACCCGCTGCGACGGGCTCTTGCCCTGCCGGTTGGTGTGCGAGAAGAACCGGTTGGCCGCCATGTCCTGCGAGTGGGACCGCGCCACCGAGGCGAGCCGGCTGTCGACGGTCACCGGGGAGCACCCGGCCCGGGCCCGCTCCTGGTTGACCAGGCGCACAACCTCCGCCTCGGCCTTCTGGACGGCGGAACCACCGGCCGTCGGCTTGGAGGAGGGCTTGGGAGAGGTGCTGCCCTGGGTCGGGGTGGGCTTCGGTGCCGGAACGGCGCCGCCGGTGGTGACCAGCTTCAGTCCCTCGGTCTGCAGGACCGGGTTGATCGGCTGGTAGACCGACGTCGCCCGGCCCCCGGAGCAGTTGCCGGATCCGCCGGAGAGTACGCCCTGCGCCTGGTTGCCGGCGAGCAGCGAGCCTCCCGAGTCGCCCGGCTGGGCACAGGCGCTGGTGATCACGAAGCCTTTGACGGCGCGTCCGCTGACGGTCAGGCTGGCGTTGCGGGCGGTGATGACGCCGCATCGGGTGCCGGTGGTCGAGCCGGTACGGCACACCGACGCGCCCACCGGAGCCTCCTTCGACCCGGCGATCGGCACCTCGCCGCCGGTGGTCGCCACCACCGGCTTCGGCGTCCAGTTGCGGTTGACGTCGACGACGGCGTAGTCGTTGCCGCCGCTGTTGCCGAACTTCGACACCCGGAACGTCCCCTGGGCGTTGTTGGAGGCGACCGTGGTGGCGCCGCGCGCACCACAGTGTCCGGCGGTGACGAAACCGGTGGTCACCGGGAAGCCCACCGAGCAGCGCGAGGAACGGTTGATGACGAAGGCGTCGCCGCCGCGGAGGTCGAACATGGCCGTGAAGTCGGCCGGGACGGTCTGCACCCGCACCGCGTCGCCGCCGAGCCCGGCCTTGCGCGCCCAGGTGCGGGCCTTCTGCTCCGCGCCTTCGTGGGCCAGCAGCGTGACACTGTTGGTGCTGGGGTCGACGTACCAGCCGGACACCTGCGCCGGGGCCTTGGCGGCGCGGCGGTCCAACCGGCTCTGCGCCGCCTCGAGCTCGCCGCGGTTCTGCTCGACCAGCTTCGGTTCCGCCCCCGTCGCACGGACGTCGTCGGCCAGCTCCGAGTCGGTGACGGCGACCGTCAGCCGCCCGGTCGAGGAACTGATCCACGCGCCGCCGAACGCGCCGCCGGTGACCGTCCGCAGCCGCGACTCGAGCTCCGACGTGACCGCCTCCGCCCCCAGCCGCTGCGCCGCGTCGCCCCGCGTCAGCTTGAGGTCGCGCTCCATGGGGGCCAGCAACGCGTCCGCGGGGCCGGGGTCGGCCGGCGCCGTACCCGCTCCCGGCGCCTGCGCGGCCCCGGACGACCGTTGCGGCCGCGCCTCGGTTCCCGCCAGAGCCGGGACGGTCAGCACGACCGCCACCCCCGCCGCGGACACCATTGCCACCGTCGCGACGATTCGCCTCGCCTGCATCTTCACCCTTCCGTCACCCGCACACCACCGACGGATGCCGGTGGGCCGTCACCGTGCGTGACGCTCCGGTATGGATCACCGGATGTCCCGCCGACGCGGACCCCGGTACTCTTACGTCGCCCGGCGGGCTCCGGATGCGGGCACAGGAAGATCTAAGAAACGGCTTAGGCAACGTTCAGAAGACGTGATCACGAGCGCGGCGGACGGGTGCCTTGCAGAGACGTGCGTCACTGCGGGAGCCGGCCCGGGCGGTGCCGATCTCCGGATGACCCATCGTCACGGTCATCGTGCGGGGCCGACCGCTCATCACCATCCATGATCGAGGGTGGCGAGGGATGCTGTCACCACCTGAGGAGCTGGCGGGTGCGCTGCATGATTCTGCGGTACATGTGATGTCCTCCTGCGCCCTGACCAGGGTGAATGGTGTTGAAGGAGATCACTGTAAGCAGGCGTGCTCCTCGGTGGCAGCGGGTGCGACCGAGGAATGGCGCTCCACATGAGAGCGGTCCGTTCCTTCGTACTACCTGATTCTCGGTATGTCCCGCCTCGCCCAGGCCCGTGTCGCCGATCATCGGGTCAGTAACCCATTCCGGAGCAGGTGGCCGTGGTCGCCAGGAGTGGGGCGAGGACGCCGAAGACGACGATCGCGGTGGCGCCCACACTCAGGGCGTCC is a genomic window containing:
- a CDS encoding M15 family metallopeptidase, with amino-acid sequence MTTRQELGQRTWRFRTWRFLSTAVVAVVAAVPAVADPASAAVPRVAQRWASLMYHSLTPSPQYVALRKTLAGQRATLRTRSELVNQRRTSHAAAQTALAGAISADAGARTRYALAREALTSARNRLTVVSQQRPRNGAAVTAAQNRVTATAKSAAIRRGQAGEAAAALRTAQATARSATTGLDRATAAWQATSETVRKNQQKLISLDKSAEFAGQAAALSRDVVTEVRAGFTMADTASVNGVTVHKSVSFAFRRMLADAKADGVVLSGGGFRSKKRQIELRKINGCPDVWTAPASSCRVPTAIPGRSLHELGLAVDVTAGGKSLTANSAGFRWMSMYAKKYGFVNLPSEPWHWSITGG
- a CDS encoding alpha/beta hydrolase, yielding MTTDTTTATPNARRDHASGELDITAYPAHERFRGPRPAVLVLPGGAYRFHSEHEGEGYARWLSGIGLHAFVLRYPLMTEHRFPAPLESCRAALEWIRRSEHGLDVGTHVGVIGSSAGGHLAGLLATGTVLPTEQLAGPPPRPDFAVLAYAPADLYLLPDEPVEWILDGRMDLRGALSPVRNIDADTCATFLWATAEDPPGFPNALAYATALFDAGIPVELHIYPRGRHGLGLANGVAYGEHGDNHIPHTARWAEACEAWLGAEGFLEDVKAG
- a CDS encoding CAP domain-containing protein, whose amino-acid sequence is MQARRIVATVAMVSAAGVAVVLTVPALAGTEARPQRSSGAAQAPGAGTAPADPGPADALLAPMERDLKLTRGDAAQRLGAEAVTSELESRLRTVTGGAFGGAWISSSTGRLTVAVTDSELADDVRATGAEPKLVEQNRGELEAAQSRLDRRAAKAPAQVSGWYVDPSTNSVTLLAHEGAEQKARTWARKAGLGGDAVRVQTVPADFTAMFDLRGGDAFVINRSSRCSVGFPVTTGFVTAGHCGARGATTVASNNAQGTFRVSKFGNSGGNDYAVVDVNRNWTPKPVVATTGGEVPIAGSKEAPVGASVCRTGSTTGTRCGVITARNASLTVSGRAVKGFVITSACAQPGDSGGSLLAGNQAQGVLSGGSGNCSGGRATSVYQPINPVLQTEGLKLVTTGGAVPAPKPTPTQGSTSPKPSSKPTAGGSAVQKAEAEVVRLVNQERARAGCSPVTVDSRLASVARSHSQDMAANRFFSHTNRQGKSPSQRVTAAGYKFRLTGENIAFGQATPAAVMQAWMKSAGHRANILKCGYRNIGVGLAFRNDSGRQVPMWTQEFGATFDR